Proteins encoded in a region of the Octopus sinensis linkage group LG8, ASM634580v1, whole genome shotgun sequence genome:
- the LOC115214855 gene encoding uncharacterized protein LOC115214855, whose translation MNQENNETESKGVMFNYDSSLEAFIRDEFYRQQQENLNNDQIDSIKINQFFERALSETRRMNDVIKNSHKQRNLLRKEFGLRMLSDWFKEHHTEILEPFQERKEEK comes from the exons atgaatcaaGAAAACAATGAGACCGAATCAAAGGGTGTAATGTTTAATTATGACAGCAGTTTAGAGGCGTTCATCCGAGACGAGTTCTATCGTCAGCAG CAAGAAAACCTGAATAATGACCAGATAGATTCCATCAAAATTAACCAGTTCTTTGAAAGGGCTCTTTCTGAAACTCGAAG GATGAATGATGTCATTAAGAATAGTCATAAACAACGTAACCTGCTTCGAAAAGAATTTGGTTTGAGAATGCTCAGTGATTGGTTTAAAGAACATCATACTGAAATTTTGGAACCAttccaagaaagaaaagaagaaaaataa
- the LOC115215251 gene encoding coiled-coil domain-containing protein 103-like produces the protein MTSYDADSFDFKSLDKELKTAVELDEKYWRENDAKFRAVRQKVASYEEFRDIVEASHLKPLGKEDKIQEKFKQSWNTVAKSCNSQQVATTCEKTETQVPIKIPKTSHEFVREWCRHKNSKQSQYEMLMLITTEQLAAQFKTEIPNGLLGEILCVLKEYYSKENHLAIIEILDILSQSSRFSLCLQFMNANELKECHNLFKKLSSDISQKDDIESKERFQVLKKKYSIDE, from the exons ATGACTTCTTATGATGCGGACAGCTTTGACTTTAAATCTTTGGATAAAGAACTTAAAACTGCTGTGGAACTAGATGAAAAATATTGGAGGGAAAATGATGCCAAATTTCGAGCTGTGAGACAGAAAGTTGCAAGTTATGAAGAATTCAG GGATATCGTAGAGGCTTCCCATTTGAAACCACTTGGAAAGGAGGACAAAATCCAAGAGAAATTCAAGCAATCATGGAATACAGTCGCTAAATCTTGCAATTCTCAACAAGTGGCAACAACTTGTGAGAAAACAGAGACCCAG gttcCCATTAAAATACCAAAGACTTCCCATGAATTTGTGAGAGAATGGTGCCGCCATAAAAATTCCAAGCAGTCCCAATATGAGATGCTAATGCTGATAACAACTGAGCAACTGGCTGCTCAGTTCAAAACTGAAATACCCAATGGACTTTTAGGAGAAATATTATGTGTTCTTAAAGAATATTATTCTAAAGAGAACCACTTGGCAATTATTGAAATTCTAGACATTCTTAGTCAGTCTTCAAGATTTTCCTTATGTCTACAATTTATGAATGCAAATGAACTAAAAGAATGTCATAATTTGTTTAAGAAACTGTCCTCTGATATTTCCCAAAAAGACGATATTGAGTCAAAAGAAAGATTTCAGgtgttgaaaaagaaatattctattgatgaataa